In the Victivallis sp. Marseille-Q1083 genome, one interval contains:
- a CDS encoding sialidase family protein, which yields MKSGVALLFAAVGGLSFFLPAPAAATAGSLPAASKGDVSMEQKTVLELPHQAGNPRNSEGAFITLKDGRIMFIYTKFYGDSWSDHAAACLAARYSDDNGDSWTAEDEIVVPNEGQNVMSVSLLRLADGRLAMVYLRKALTADGYLDCRPQLRHSADEGKTWSEPVSIIPTPGYYVGNNDRLVQLKSGRLLYPVALHRAHTDDDGRKGVDIRGIGLVYYSDDNGDSWREAPQWLLPPSRLGSGFQEPGVVELSGGRLMIWFRTNDGAQYTACSGDQGLTWETAVKNNRFRSSESPMSIKRDPEHGDLIAVWNDHSPRWAIERRDASWGRTPLVLARSADEGETWHDHQLLESEPDHGYCYIAIEFVPDGLLLAYCCGGGRDAVLQDLRIKKIYR from the coding sequence ATGAAATCAGGTGTTGCCTTGCTGTTCGCCGCCGTGGGCGGTCTGTCGTTCTTTCTGCCGGCTCCGGCGGCGGCAACCGCCGGCAGTTTGCCGGCCGCATCGAAGGGAGATGTCTCAATGGAGCAGAAAACCGTCCTGGAATTGCCGCACCAAGCCGGCAATCCCCGCAACTCGGAAGGCGCCTTCATCACGTTGAAGGACGGCCGGATCATGTTCATCTATACCAAATTTTACGGCGATAGCTGGTCCGACCATGCCGCCGCCTGCCTGGCGGCGCGCTATTCGGACGACAACGGCGACAGCTGGACGGCAGAGGATGAAATTGTCGTGCCGAATGAAGGACAGAACGTCATGAGCGTTTCGCTGCTGCGGCTGGCCGACGGCCGGCTGGCGATGGTTTATCTGCGCAAGGCGCTGACGGCGGACGGCTACCTGGACTGCCGGCCGCAACTGCGTCATTCGGCCGACGAGGGCAAAACCTGGAGCGAACCGGTTTCGATCATTCCGACGCCCGGCTATTACGTCGGCAACAACGACCGGCTGGTCCAGTTGAAAAGCGGCCGACTGCTCTATCCGGTCGCCCTGCACCGGGCACACACCGACGATGACGGCCGGAAAGGAGTCGACATCCGCGGCATCGGACTGGTCTATTATTCCGACGACAACGGCGACAGTTGGCGGGAGGCGCCCCAATGGCTGCTGCCGCCCTCCCGGCTCGGCAGCGGTTTTCAGGAGCCCGGCGTTGTCGAGCTATCCGGCGGACGGCTGATGATCTGGTTCCGCACCAATGACGGCGCCCAATACACCGCCTGCTCCGGCGATCAGGGACTGACCTGGGAAACGGCGGTCAAAAACAACCGCTTCCGCTCGTCGGAATCGCCGATGTCGATCAAACGCGACCCGGAACACGGCGATCTGATCGCCGTTTGGAACGACCATTCGCCGCGCTGGGCCATCGAACGCCGGGATGCCAGCTGGGGGCGGACGCCGCTGGTGCTGGCCCGCAGTGCGGATGAAGGCGAAACCTGGCACGATCATCAACTGCTCGAAAGCGAACCGGACCACGGCTACTGTTATATCGCCATCGAGTTCGTGCCGGACGGGCTGCTGCTCGCCTATTGCTGCGGCGGCGGCCGGGATGCCGTGCTCCAGGATTTGCGCATCAAGAAAATTTACCGCTGA